From one Nothobranchius furzeri strain GRZ-AD chromosome 2, NfurGRZ-RIMD1, whole genome shotgun sequence genomic stretch:
- the LOC107395562 gene encoding zinc finger protein OZF — MDTDVLEVLVKEEAAEEQGVDGALQDPEHLHIKEEQEELWTSLEGEQFHLKEETDVTRFPFTAISIKSEDDKEKPLFSQLHQQQIEDRNVPTSSSAGQTTAETGGGAETNRNPEKTSNSSEAEVSDDEEDDDDVNLDSELSDSGPETGDGDMNWNETRSSESVVKTVNKSFSCSECGEQFLHKRSLQKHVGVTSHSAMRSSGFLVNKKCIGVKKHVDSCRRVQTEVKSFSCEVCGKRFSKKSYLNTHMSVHTGQKPFACEICGQKFGRKTYLKSHMGVHTGQKPFACEFCGKELSRKEHLNGHMRVHTGQKPFACEICGQRFCHKKYLNSHIRVHTGQKPFTCEVCGQSFSQKSNLNSHIRVHTGQKSFACQFCGQRFSRKEHLNSHTRVHTGQKP, encoded by the exons ATGGATACAG ATGTTCTGgaggtgctggttaaagaagaagctgctgaagaacagggtgtTGATGGGGCAttgcaggacccagaacacctccacataaaggaggaacaggaggaactctggaccagtctggagggagagcagtttcatttgaaggaggagactgatgtcACCAGATTTCCATTCACTGCaatttctataaagagtgaggatgacaaagagaaacctctgttctcacagcttcatcagcaacaAATAGAAGACAGAAATGTTCCGACCAGCAGCTCGGCTGGTCAGacgacagcagaaactggtggtggAGCTGAAACTAACAGGAACCCAGAAAAGACATCAAATTCTTCAGAGGCTGAAGTtagtgatgatgaagaggatgatgatgatgtgaatctagactctgagctgtcggactctgggcctgaaactggaGATGGAGACATGAACTGGAATGAgaccaggtcttctgagtcagttgTGAAGACTGTCAACAAATCCTTTAGCTGCTCTGAGTGTGGTGAACAATTTCTCCACAagcggtctctccagaaacatgtgggagtgacaagtcattcagcaatGAGGTCTTCAGGATTTTTGGTTAATAAGAAATGTATTGGAGTGAAGAaacatgtagactcgtgcaggaGAGTCCAGACAGAAGTAAAATCCTTTAGTTGTGAGGTCTGTGGAAAAAGGTTtagtaaaaaatcatatttaaacacacatatgagtgtccacacaggacagaaaccttttgcttgtgagatCTGTGGACAAAAATTTGGCCGAAAGACCTATTTAAAGAGTCACATGGGTGTTCACACAggccagaagccttttgcttgtgagttctgtggaaAAGAGTTGAGCCGAAAGGAACATTTAAatggtcacatgagagtccacacaggacagaagccttttgcctgtgagatttgtggacaaagattttgcCACAAGAaatatttaaacagtcacataagagtccacacaggacagaagccttttaccTGTGAGGTTTGTGGACAAAGTTTTAGCCAGaagtcaaatttaaacagtcacataagagtccacactggacagaagtcTTTTGCCTGTCAgttttgtggacaaagatttagccgaaaggaacatttaaacagtcacacaagagtccacacaggacagaagccttaa
- the LOC107395564 gene encoding zinc finger protein 2 produces MSSAQSLREFIRERLTAAAAEIFSEFEQTIVRYEEEIDRQRRLLEISWKPQINVHRIACPELPQHHVRVKEKVLTDQQLSNQERTSSLDQKEPEPPLIKEEHQELCIHQHEGQFILKQENVTFMVTSPSEVTDCCEPEPDRNQPLCQSSTEAENQDQDGCRHENSESNSNEELTQNKSRQQTRDPRDGVDGQKLKRYKWAHPDEGLFSCKICGKSFCYKSVLTRHMRTHTGERPFRCETCGKCFSQSTHLTCHMTTHTGQKPFSCRVCGKCFSRRFYLIDHIRTHTGEKPFACKSCGKGFAMKCSMTRHTRTHTVEKPCT; encoded by the exons ATGTCTTCAGCTCAGTCTCTGAGAGAGTTTATCAGAGAgcggctaactgctgctgctgcagaaatattCTCCGAGTTTGAACAAACCATCGTCCGCTACGAGGAAGAGATCGATCGTCAGCGCAGACTGCTGGAGATCAGCTGGAAACCACAGATCAACGTACACAGAATAG ctTGTCCAGAACTTCCACAGCATCATGTCCGGGTAAAGGAGAAGGTTCTGACTGATCAGCAGCTCTCTAACCAGGAGAGGACTTCCAGTTTGGACCAGAAGGAACCAGAACCTCCACTGATCAAAGAGGAACATCAGGAACTCTGTATCCATCAGCATGAAGGACAGTtcattctgaagcaggaaaatgttaCCTTCATGGTGACTTCTCCTTCTGAAGTAACAGACTGTtgtgaaccagaaccagacaggAACCAACCCTTGTGTCAGAGTTCTACTGAAGCTGAGAACCAAGATCAGGATGGTTGCAGGCATGAAAACTCAGAATCAAACAGCAATGAAGAACTGACACAAAATAAAAGTCGTCAACAAACCAGAGATCCCAGAGACGGTGTAGACGGTCAGAAACTAAAAAGGTACAAGTGGGCTCACCCAGATGAGGGGTTGTTTTCATGCAAAATCTGTGGGAAATCTTTCTGTTACAAGTCTGTTTTAACtcgtcacatgagaactcacacaggtgagagacCATTTAGGTGTGAAACgtgtggtaaatgtttctctcAGAGCACCCACCTGACCTGTCACATGACAACCCACACAGGTCAGAAGCCATTCTCTTGTAGagtttgtggtaaatgtttctctcGGAGGTTTTACTTGATTGATCACATAAGAACTCACACAGGGGAAAAGCCCTTTGCATGTAAGAGCTGTGGTAAAGGTTTCGCTATGAAATGTAGCATGACCAGACACACGAGGACCCATACGGTTGAGAAACCATGCACGTAA